The Deltaproteobacteria bacterium genome segment GCGGGCCTCATGGAGGTCACGAGCCCGGGCCAGACCGGTTCGACGCCGGAGCTGATCACCGTCGTCGTGAACCCCGCAGGCTGGCACAGCTGGTAGCGCCGGGACCTCGCCATGAAATCGACCTCGACCGCTTTCGCAGCGCTGCTGCTCCTCGCCGGCTGCGGGCACCGCCTGCAGGAATCGGCGCCGCCCACCACCGGCTCCGGCAGCACCAGCGGCACCACGACCACCACCGGCGGCTCCACGGGTGGGACGCAACCAAACATTTCGGTTAACGGCGCGGTCGAGAAGGGCCCGTTCGTGCTCGGCTCCACGATCACCCTCTCGGCCATCGACGCGAGCGGCAACCCCACGGGCGCCACCTTCGACACCCAGACCACCGACGATCTCGGCCAGTTCTCGCTCTCGGTGGCCTACTCGGGACCGGTGAGCGTCGAGGCGCAGGGCTACTACTTCGACGAGCTCGAAGGCGCCGTCTCGACGTCCACGCTGACCCTGCAGGGCTTCGGCGCGCTTCCCGCGTCGGGCTCGGCGCAGCTCAACGTGAACGTGCTCACCCACCTCGAGTCCGCGCGCGTGACGGCCTTGATGGCTTCGGGAAAGTCCCTCGAGGACGCGAGCGCGCAGGCGCAGACCGAGCTGGTGGGCTCACTCGAACTCGGCGGCGCGGGCTTCACGCTCAGTGAACCAGCCACCGCGGCGAGCCTCGCGGGCGGCGACAACGTCGGCGACGCGTACCTGCTCACGGTCTCGCTGCTGTTCATGCAGTTCGCGCTCGACAACGCGTCGGCTGCGGACCAGGTCCCGGCGGTCCTTCAGGAGCTGCTCAACAACGCGCGCGCGGCGTTTGCGACCTCGGGCCAGCTGCCGTCGGCCACGGTCGCGGCGCTGCAACGCGCGCAGGCCAAGATCGATCCGTACCTGGTGCGGCTGGCGCTGGAGGCGCGCTACGGCGCGACCAGCGGCTTCGTCGTCCCGGACATCGACCAGGTCCTCGACAGCGATCTCGACGGCGTTCCCAACGCGCTGGACAACTGTCCGCTCGTGCCCAATCCGGATGGCGGCGCCGTGCCTGGCGTCTGCGACTACCAGCGCTCGGAGGCCGCCAATGCGCCCAGTTCGCAACCCACCTACGCGCTCTTCATCGGCGACATCGACGGCGACGGCCGCGCCGATGTGCTCAACGCCGACTTCAGCTACGGCGGGAGCCTCTGGACGGGGCTCGGTGACGGCGGCCTCTCCGCGGGGCAGGACCTCGGCACCATGAACTTCTACGGCTCGGGCCTCG includes the following:
- a CDS encoding VCBS repeat-containing protein, producing MKSTSTAFAALLLLAGCGHRLQESAPPTTGSGSTSGTTTTTGGSTGGTQPNISVNGAVEKGPFVLGSTITLSAIDASGNPTGATFDTQTTDDLGQFSLSVAYSGPVSVEAQGYYFDELEGAVSTSTLTLQGFGALPASGSAQLNVNVLTHLESARVTALMASGKSLEDASAQAQTELVGSLELGGAGFTLSEPATAASLAGGDNVGDAYLLTVSLLFMQFALDNASAADQVPAVLQELLNNARAAFATSGQLPSATVAALQRAQAKIDPYLVRLALEARYGATSGFVVPDIDQVLDSDLDGVPNALDNCPLVPNPDGGAVPGVCDYQRSEAANAPSSQPTYALFIGDIDGDGRADVLNADFSYGGSLWTGLGDGGLSAGQDLGTMNFYGSGLVDVDGDGKLDVTGMAGFGPSLPPESNYAGWLKGYGDGGFSTPNTIIGAHFPMHSLMGDAGMTTFSCANAEFADLNADGRLDAIVPCQDVAYGPNGFTTVMIALQQSDGTFAAPSMLGLPGDIEVNSMNVGDFDGDGKTDVLVSSCVDPATCHYALMSWSPTGGVWLARGQGDGTFVVDQVMPATDGLAVVAVADVDGDGNPDLVSGTGGGNMAQADVYLGDGTGHFSVASAYHLDDMASAPFAAADVTGDGKLDLVIVGNVNITSHGEDVPSQVVEIIPGTGTGWGTPQTLAAEPDIDFMGEALGDLDGHGHTDIVVDIQAFNAFGPASALEVYRVNVPGWHSW